The genomic stretch GCGCGTGCAGCTGGTGAAAGCACTGCTCGGTGAGCCGGGCGACGATCTCGGCCCCGAAGCCGGCGAAGCCGCTGGCCTCGTGCACCACCACGGCGCGGCCGGTCCGGCGCACCGAGGCGACCACTGTCCGGTCGTCGAACGGGCTCAGCGAGCGCAGGTCGATCACCTCGGCCGAGATGCCGTCCTGAGCGGCCGCGTCGGCCGTCTCAAGCAGGGTGGGCACCATCGAGCCGTAGCCGATCAGGGTCACGTCCTCGCCGGTGCGGCGCACCAGCGCCTCGTGGAACTGCGCCGCGGGCTCTGCCGAGATCTCCTCCTTGGCCCAGTACCGCCGTTTGGGCTCGAGGAAGACGACCGGGTCGTCGCACGCGATGGCCTGGCGCAGCAACCAGTAGGCATCCGAGGCGGTGCCGGGAGCGACCACCTTCAGGCCGGGCGTGGACACCCAGTACGCCTCGGATGAGTCGCAGTGATGCTCGACGCCGCCGATGCCGCCGCCGTAGGGGATCCGGATCACCACCGGCAGTGTGATCCGGCCGCGGGTGCGGTTGTGCAGCTTGGCCAGGTGCGAGGTGATCTGCTCGAAGGCGGGGTAGGAGAAGGCGTCGAACTGCATCTCGACCACCGGGCGCAGGCCGTGCATCGCCATGCCGATGGCGGTGCCGACGATGCCGGACTCGGCCAGCGGCGAGTCGAACACCCGCCGGTCGCCGAACTCGGCGGCCAGGCCGTCGGTGACGCGGAACACGCCGCCAAGCGCGGCGACGTCCTCGCCGTAGAGCAGCACCCGGTCATCGGCGCGCAGCTCGTCGGCCAGCGCCCGGTTCAGCGCGCCGGCCATGGTCAGGCTGCCCAGCTTCTCGGGCTTGGCCACAGACTTCTGCGCGAAGGCGGTCATGACGCCTCCGCCGCGAGTTCTTCGGCGAGCTCGGCTGCCTGCTGGCGCAGCGCGGCGGTCGGCTCGGTGTAGACGTGGGCGAACAGCTCCGCCGGGTCGGTGACCGGATCGGCGTTCATCGCCGCTCGCAGCCGGGCCGACCGGGTTTCGCCTTCCTCGGCGATCGCCGCGATGCCGGCCTCGTCGATCAGCCCCTGGTCCTGCAGGTAGGTCTGCAGCCGGGCGAGGGGGTCGCGGGCCAGCCAGCGGGTGACCTCGGCGTCGTCGCGGTAGCGCGAGGCGTCATCGGCGTTGGTGTGCGCCTCGATCCGGTAAGTCAGCGCCTCGATCAGGGTGGGGCCCTCGCCGCGCCGGGCGCGCTCGATCGCCTCGGTCATCGCCACGTGCACCATCGCCGGGTCGTTGCCGTCGATCAGCACGCCGGGCATGCCGTAGCCGATGCCCTTGTGGGCCAGCGTCTCGGCCCGGGTCTGCTTGGCCAGCGGCACCGAGATCGCATAGCCGTTGTTCTGCACCAGGAACACCACCGGCGCCTGCCAGACCGCGGCGATGTTGAGCGCCTCGTGGGTGTCGCCCTCGCTGGTGGCGCCATCGCCGAGCAGCACGACGGCCACGGTGTCCTCGCCGGCCAGCTTGGCCGCGTGCGCCAGGCCGACCGCATGCAGGGTGTTGGTGGCCAGCGGCGTGCACTGAGGGGCGGTGCGGTGCAGGTACGGGTCGTATCCGCAGTGCCAGTCACCGCGCAGCAGGGTCAGCACCTCGACGGGGTTGATCCCGCGGCTGACCAGCGCCATCGAGTCCCGGTAGGTCGGGAACAGCCAGTCGCGCTGGGCCATCGCAGTCACCACGCCGACCTGGCAGGCCTCCTGGCCGCGCGAGGACGGGTAGACCGCCAGCCGGCCCTGCTTGGTGAGCGCGGTGGCCTGGGTGTCGAAGCGGCGGCCCAGCGACATCAGCCGAAACAGCTCGAGCAGCACGTCGGCGTCTGGCAGCTGTCCGGTGTCGGCCGAGGTGGCATGACCGTCGGCGTCGATCAGGCAGCGCGGGGTCGCGGTGGGCAGGAACCCAGCGGACGTAGTGGCCACAGTCATGTGCCAAGTGTGGTGGCTGGCTGACCGTTGATCTAGAAATGCGGGCGGAATCCAGACGATTGGCAAGCCAGGGCTTGTTATCGTGCAGTATGTCGAATACTAAGCCCCCGCAAGCGGTTGAGGTTAGACAACCGGTCCAGCTGGACGACACCGACCGGGCAATCGTCGCCGAACTGCGCGAGGACGGCCGGGTGTCGATGCGCGCGCTGGCCGAGAAGCTGCACATCTCGCGGGCCAGCGCCTACACCCGGGTCGAGCGGCTGGTGACCGAGGGCGTGATCACCGGCTACAGCGCCTCGATCGATCCCGAGCGCTATGGCTTCGGCATCTCGGCCTACGTCTACCTCAAGATCAGCCAGCACTCCTGGAAGGCGGTCCGGCGGCAGGTGCTGCAGATTCCCGAGGTCTGGCACGGCGCGCTGGTCTCGGGCGAGAACGACCTGGTGCTGCTGGTGCGCGCCCAGGACGCGGCCAGCATGCGGGAGTTGGTGCTCAACACCTTTCAGACCATGCCCGACGTGCTGGC from Jatrophihabitans sp. encodes the following:
- a CDS encoding Lrp/AsnC family transcriptional regulator, with the protein product MSNTKPPQAVEVRQPVQLDDTDRAIVAELREDGRVSMRALAEKLHISRASAYTRVERLVTEGVITGYSASIDPERYGFGISAYVYLKISQHSWKAVRRQVLQIPEVWHGALVSGENDLVLLVRAQDAASMRELVLNTFQTMPDVLATQTVLILDELSGPRKSL
- the pdhA gene encoding pyruvate dehydrogenase (acetyl-transferring) E1 component subunit alpha, with product MTVATTSAGFLPTATPRCLIDADGHATSADTGQLPDADVLLELFRLMSLGRRFDTQATALTKQGRLAVYPSSRGQEACQVGVVTAMAQRDWLFPTYRDSMALVSRGINPVEVLTLLRGDWHCGYDPYLHRTAPQCTPLATNTLHAVGLAHAAKLAGEDTVAVVLLGDGATSEGDTHEALNIAAVWQAPVVFLVQNNGYAISVPLAKQTRAETLAHKGIGYGMPGVLIDGNDPAMVHVAMTEAIERARRGEGPTLIEALTYRIEAHTNADDASRYRDDAEVTRWLARDPLARLQTYLQDQGLIDEAGIAAIAEEGETRSARLRAAMNADPVTDPAELFAHVYTEPTAALRQQAAELAEELAAEAS
- a CDS encoding alpha-ketoacid dehydrogenase subunit beta, with amino-acid sequence MTAFAQKSVAKPEKLGSLTMAGALNRALADELRADDRVLLYGEDVAALGGVFRVTDGLAAEFGDRRVFDSPLAESGIVGTAIGMAMHGLRPVVEMQFDAFSYPAFEQITSHLAKLHNRTRGRITLPVVIRIPYGGGIGGVEHHCDSSEAYWVSTPGLKVVAPGTASDAYWLLRQAIACDDPVVFLEPKRRYWAKEEISAEPAAQFHEALVRRTGEDVTLIGYGSMVPTLLETADAAAQDGISAEVIDLRSLSPFDDRTVVASVRRTGRAVVVHEASGFAGFGAEIVARLTEQCFHQLHAPIGRVTGFDIPYPPPILEKHHLPSVDRILDAIDRLQFDDTVVLPSAPAGTDLHA